From a single Solanum dulcamara chromosome 4, daSolDulc1.2, whole genome shotgun sequence genomic region:
- the LOC129885004 gene encoding peroxidase 29 translates to MRSSKNFGIRKREAVNLLKSVVEGQCPQQVSCADILILAAREAISLSGGPRIDVPLGRRDSSKPPNSSLADSSLPPPNMGVDDMLHLFAQKGLSIEESVAINAAHTLGVTHCINIENRLYDTPKSDHANEHGFVMFLKLSCPQGSLTSNISFVLNEPTPLTFDNKYFINAINGRGVLRIDAEIPFHPRTAPFVQHFAADQDAFF, encoded by the exons ATGAGATCAAGCAAAAACTTTGGAATCAGAAAGAGAGAAGCAGTGAATTTGCTTAAATCTGTGGTAGAAGGCCAATGCCCGCAACAAGTATCGTGTGCTGACATTCTCATTTTGGCTGCCCGTGAAGCTATTTCTCTTTCTGGCGGTCCTAGAATTGATGTTCCTTTGGGCCGCAGAGATTCTTCCAAACCACCAAATTCATCCTTAGCAGATTCCTCACTTCCTCCCCCAAACATGGGAGTCGATGACATGCTTCATCTTTTTGCCCAAAAAGGCCTCTCCATTGAAGAATCTGTTGCCATCAATG CGGCGCACACACTAGGAGTAACACACTGCATCAACATCGAAAACAGGCTATATGATACCCCAAAAAGTGATCATGCAAATGAACATGGATTTGTGATGTTCTTGAAATTAAGTTGTCCACAAGGCTCTTTAACCTCAAACATTAGCTTTGTGCTAAATGAACCTACACCACTCACCTTTGACAATAAGTACTTCATCAATGCCATCAATGGCCGTGGAGTTCTGAGGATCGACGCTGAAATCCCATTCCATCCTCGTACGGCTCCATTTGTACAACACTTTGCAGCTGATCAAGATGCCTTTTTTTAG